One Microlunatus soli genomic window carries:
- a CDS encoding DUF4386 domain-containing protein: MTTIARRTASQPAATNNLRRTALTAGVFYVITFASIPTLALYGPIHDADYIAGTGSANAVVAGGVLEVIVALAGIGTAVALYPVIKRQGEARALGLVGSRVLEAAAIFVGVASLLTIIELRRSGIGADGLIIGRALIGFYDSIFIISQGFIPAVNALLLGSLLYQSRLVPRSLPVLGFVGATAIVISDAGVLFDLWDRLSVVPAIATVPIAVWEFSLGVYLIAKGFRPTPLTAEMTAPDGSSHT; encoded by the coding sequence ATGACCACCATCGCCCGCAGGACGGCATCACAACCTGCCGCCACGAACAATCTGAGACGGACCGCCCTGACCGCCGGCGTGTTCTACGTGATCACCTTCGCCTCGATACCCACCCTGGCGCTGTACGGGCCGATCCATGATGCGGACTACATCGCAGGCACGGGATCGGCGAACGCGGTCGTCGCCGGCGGGGTCCTCGAGGTGATCGTGGCTCTTGCCGGAATCGGCACCGCCGTCGCGCTGTATCCGGTGATCAAAAGACAGGGCGAAGCCCGCGCACTCGGCCTCGTCGGCTCACGGGTGCTGGAGGCCGCCGCGATCTTCGTCGGCGTCGCGAGCCTGCTGACGATCATCGAACTGCGCCGATCGGGAATCGGTGCCGACGGGTTGATCATCGGTCGGGCCCTGATCGGCTTCTACGACTCGATCTTCATCATCAGCCAGGGCTTCATTCCGGCCGTCAATGCCCTGCTGCTCGGTTCGCTGCTGTATCAGTCACGGCTGGTGCCCCGCTCGCTTCCGGTCCTCGGATTCGTCGGAGCGACCGCGATCGTCATCTCCGATGCCGGCGTGCTGTTCGACCTGTGGGACAGGCTCTCCGTGGTGCCGGCGATCGCCACCGTCCCGATCGCCGTCTGGGAGTTCTCCCTCGGGGTGTACCTGATCGCCAAGGGTTTCAGGCCGACCCCGCTGACAGCAGAAATGACGGCGCCGGACGGTTCCTCGCACACGTGA